The Bacteroidota bacterium genome window below encodes:
- the pdxH gene encoding pyridoxamine 5'-phosphate oxidase, translating to MDRKTIQGLRNEYLSGILEESGLPDNPQTLFGQWLKEAIGKGIPEANAMALSTVSSEGRPSSRIVLMKDYQDGSPVFFTNYSSRKAGEIENNSAASLLFFWKELDRQIRIEGFIQKTKPEVSDEYFLERPGASRVGAIISPQSMEIPDRSFLENRFDEFMTQKDVLKEKRPQFWGGYQLIPDYYEFWQGRENRLHDRICYRKAGKAWTRARLAP from the coding sequence ATGGACAGGAAAACAATACAGGGCCTTAGAAACGAGTATCTTTCAGGCATCCTGGAAGAATCCGGTTTGCCGGATAATCCGCAAACGTTATTCGGTCAGTGGTTAAAAGAAGCTATTGGTAAAGGAATTCCGGAGGCCAATGCCATGGCGCTTAGTACAGTTTCTTCTGAGGGAAGACCATCGAGCCGTATTGTTTTGATGAAAGATTATCAGGATGGTAGCCCGGTATTTTTTACCAATTATAGCAGCCGAAAAGCCGGTGAAATAGAAAATAACTCCGCCGCAAGCCTGCTTTTTTTCTGGAAGGAACTGGATCGGCAGATCCGGATTGAGGGTTTTATTCAAAAAACCAAGCCGGAGGTATCCGATGAATATTTCCTGGAAAGACCTGGTGCTAGCAGGGTGGGGGCAATAATTTCACCTCAGAGTATGGAAATCCCTGACAGAAGCTTCCTGGAAAATCGATTCGATGAATTCATGACACAAAAGGATGTCCTGAAAGAAAAAAGGCCTCAATTTTGGGGTGGTTATCAGTTAATTCCTGATTATTACGAGTTTTGGCAGGGACGGGAAAACCGTCTTCACGACCGTATATGTTATCGAAAGGCCGGGAAGGCCTGGACCAGAGCAAGGCTTGCACCCTGA